Proteins encoded together in one Deinococcus irradiatisoli window:
- a CDS encoding phage major capsid protein yields MTKSTLLTTAHLATMMGAALAGPSQGLFGPAPTLYADDDPTIAILGELKKIEDGISKKMDTRLEEMKAGFHLPTVDKKMQQLETEHEKLSAELKDAREQLKTLETKAGRLGLSGDGEMRTTGQQFVESQQFKSGKDAGGNIRIRMEMKALTGDAASVGSGVRAERLPYYQPPMEPHIRDLFAQGQTNSNALEFPQVKTWTNNAAVVADRPLKTATTSASYKPESDLVTELVTFPVRSIAHLIRAHKNILDDDAALRSLIDQKLLDGLKDVEDIELIKGDGTGNHVKGVLASASTFSRYTTGDTKLDVLRRATTDLRLKNFRADGLIINPLDWEDIELLKATDGKYIWVNVNDGGVPRLWRVPVIDSIAVDEGEFAAGAFKQGGQVFDRQAAVIEVFEQDRDNVPLNLITIRAEERLALVIYDQNAFVRGTYDDPTP; encoded by the coding sequence ATGACCAAATCCACCTTACTCACCACCGCCCACCTCGCCACCATGATGGGCGCCGCCCTCGCCGGACCCAGCCAGGGCCTCTTCGGCCCGGCCCCCACGCTCTACGCCGACGACGACCCGACCATCGCGATCCTCGGCGAACTGAAGAAGATCGAAGACGGCATCAGCAAGAAGATGGACACCCGCCTCGAGGAAATGAAGGCCGGGTTCCACCTGCCCACCGTCGACAAGAAGATGCAGCAACTCGAAACCGAGCACGAGAAGCTCAGCGCCGAGCTGAAAGACGCCCGCGAGCAGCTCAAGACTCTGGAAACCAAGGCCGGCCGTTTGGGCTTGAGTGGCGACGGTGAAATGCGTACCACCGGCCAGCAGTTCGTCGAGAGCCAGCAGTTCAAGAGCGGCAAGGACGCCGGCGGCAACATCCGCATCCGCATGGAAATGAAGGCCCTGACCGGCGACGCGGCCAGCGTGGGCAGCGGGGTACGGGCCGAGCGTCTGCCGTACTACCAGCCCCCGATGGAACCCCACATCCGCGATCTCTTCGCGCAGGGTCAGACCAACAGCAACGCGCTGGAGTTCCCGCAGGTCAAGACCTGGACGAACAACGCTGCCGTGGTGGCCGACCGGCCCTTGAAGACCGCGACCACCAGCGCCAGCTACAAGCCGGAGAGCGACCTGGTGACCGAACTGGTGACCTTCCCGGTGCGAAGCATCGCCCACCTGATCCGCGCCCACAAGAACATCCTCGACGACGATGCGGCGCTGCGCTCGCTGATCGATCAGAAGCTGCTCGACGGCTTGAAAGACGTCGAAGACATCGAGCTGATCAAGGGTGATGGCACCGGTAACCACGTCAAGGGCGTGCTGGCCTCGGCCAGCACCTTCAGCCGCTACACGACCGGCGATACCAAGCTGGACGTGCTGCGCCGCGCCACGACCGACCTGCGCCTCAAGAACTTTCGGGCGGACGGCCTGATCATCAACCCGCTGGACTGGGAAGACATCGAGCTGCTCAAGGCCACCGACGGCAAGTACATCTGGGTCAACGTCAACGACGGCGGCGTGCCGCGCCTGTGGCGCGTGCCGGTGATCGACAGCATCGCGGTGGACGAAGGCGAGTTTGCCGCCGGCGCCTTCAAGCAGGGCGGCCAGGTGTTCGACCGTCAGGCGGCGGTGATCGAGGTCTTCGAACAGGACCGCGACAACGTGCCGCTCAACCTGATCACCATCCGCGCCGAAGAGCGCCTGGCCCTGGTGATCTACGACCAGAACGCCTTCGTGCGCGGCACCTACGACGATCCCACGCCGTAA
- a CDS encoding HK97 family phage prohead protease codes for MTKPPKSDASPEVKSLSVEFKAEPEGVITAYAAVFGSADSYGDVIQKGAFSKTIAERKDKIKVLVNHDGWSRLPVGKPLSMEEDNYGLLTTTKMSRTQMGQDIYTLASEGAISELSIGYYALKAIYPDDDASRAAGIYRYLNEIRLEEYSFLAVPSAHPGAVITGIKSGADLAREIKRWTAITEVNFSTKAGRVLSAANAKKILTALSNLQDLVTSAGLDTEEEAADGTSEADAASTDASKSSREPPVHSPLLTALQQKARQLETEGKGAGLLADLRRFGKTLGGAT; via the coding sequence ATGACCAAGCCACCAAAGTCTGATGCCAGCCCCGAAGTAAAAAGCCTCAGCGTCGAATTCAAGGCCGAGCCTGAGGGCGTCATTACCGCCTATGCGGCCGTATTCGGAAGTGCCGATAGCTACGGTGATGTGATCCAGAAGGGCGCGTTCAGCAAGACCATCGCTGAGCGCAAGGACAAGATCAAAGTCCTCGTGAACCACGACGGCTGGAGCCGTCTGCCGGTGGGTAAGCCGCTGAGCATGGAAGAGGACAACTACGGCCTGCTGACGACCACGAAGATGAGCCGGACGCAGATGGGTCAGGACATCTACACGCTCGCCAGTGAGGGCGCGATTTCCGAACTGAGCATCGGCTACTACGCTCTCAAGGCCATTTATCCAGATGATGACGCCAGCCGTGCGGCGGGAATTTACCGCTATCTCAACGAGATCCGACTTGAGGAGTACAGCTTTCTGGCTGTGCCCAGTGCCCACCCTGGCGCCGTCATCACCGGCATCAAATCCGGCGCCGACCTGGCGCGTGAGATCAAGCGCTGGACGGCCATCACCGAAGTCAACTTCTCCACCAAGGCGGGCCGGGTGCTCTCCGCAGCAAACGCGAAGAAGATCCTCACCGCCCTCTCCAACCTTCAAGACCTTGTGACGTCAGCCGGACTCGACACCGAAGAGGAAGCCGCCGATGGCACTTCCGAAGCGGACGCCGCGTCCACTGACGCCTCAAAATCCAGCCGCGAGCCGCCCGTGCACTCGCCGCTGCTGACCGCGCTGCAACAGAAAGCACGTCAACTCGAAACCGAAGGCAAGGGCGCTGGCCTGCTGGCCGATCTGCGCCGTTTCGGAAAGACCCTGGGAGGGGCCACATGA
- a CDS encoding endonuclease domain-containing protein produces MKEKMGKRFWTAERDALLTELYPHAEWNEVQAALGSSKKAIALRAFRLGLTRKHIHRLERTCTKCGKAFTCSPSRLKYDSVMFCSIACKNAAWREDGAGERLAREVVPCEACGLEFRRPRGGPQRFCSPACVIVWRDDPMRESRIQRRQARLTLNCVKCGKSFEKLACQTKDGRGRFCSRACNGSWVIAHREHVRESQLERGFADKLRGAGLIFETQFKFQGFAIDIAFPALKVAVEVDGDYWHSFPKAQARDKKKDALLTAEGWRVLRLPEHLIKRDPDRALEEVLNAVA; encoded by the coding sequence GTGAAAGAGAAAATGGGCAAACGATTTTGGACTGCTGAGCGAGATGCACTTCTTACCGAGCTGTACCCACACGCTGAGTGGAATGAAGTTCAGGCCGCGCTAGGGAGTAGCAAAAAGGCCATTGCGCTTCGGGCTTTCCGGCTGGGGCTTACACGAAAGCATATACACCGCCTGGAGCGCACCTGTACCAAATGCGGCAAGGCCTTTACCTGCTCTCCCAGCCGCTTGAAATACGACTCGGTTATGTTCTGCTCGATTGCCTGTAAAAACGCGGCATGGCGTGAAGATGGCGCAGGCGAGCGGCTTGCACGTGAGGTTGTACCTTGTGAGGCATGCGGGCTGGAGTTTAGGCGTCCTAGAGGCGGACCCCAGCGCTTCTGCTCGCCGGCATGTGTGATTGTCTGGCGTGATGACCCGATGCGGGAAAGCAGAATCCAGCGCCGCCAAGCTCGCCTGACATTGAATTGTGTGAAGTGCGGCAAGAGCTTTGAGAAACTTGCCTGCCAGACGAAAGACGGGCGAGGCCGCTTCTGCTCTCGCGCCTGCAATGGAAGCTGGGTTATTGCTCATAGGGAGCACGTGCGGGAGAGCCAACTAGAACGCGGCTTTGCGGACAAGCTACGCGGTGCTGGGTTGATCTTCGAAACTCAGTTCAAGTTTCAGGGATTCGCCATAGACATCGCGTTCCCAGCGCTCAAGGTGGCTGTAGAAGTAGACGGCGACTACTGGCATTCCTTCCCGAAGGCCCAAGCCCGCGACAAGAAAAAAGACGCCTTGCTGACCGCTGAGGGATGGCGCGTGCTTCGCCTCCCTGAACACCTCATCAAGCGTGATCCAGACCGAGCGCTAGAGGAAGTACTTAACGCAGTCGCATAA
- a CDS encoding helix-turn-helix domain-containing protein, with protein sequence MNHQLKQQTVLYPVGVNDSIRAAVRAEIAKTGQSQAEVARQMGMEPQELSRALQRQGKIPPVWIKILDHFNLDLTVKPKDAQ encoded by the coding sequence ATGAATCATCAACTGAAGCAGCAGACAGTTCTATATCCTGTAGGCGTGAACGACTCTATCCGTGCCGCTGTCCGCGCTGAAATTGCCAAAACTGGTCAAAGCCAAGCAGAGGTTGCTCGTCAGATGGGGATGGAGCCACAAGAACTGAGCCGCGCTTTGCAAAGACAGGGGAAAATTCCACCTGTTTGGATAAAAATTCTGGATCACTTCAACTTAGACCTAACCGTCAAACCGAAGGACGCGCAGTAA
- a CDS encoding ATP-binding protein has product MREKVEVTPRGIINSLRKVGPWEAISEYIWNGFDAGATQVDLVVEESELGSIKKIQITDNGSGIAYEELPQKFKKFLDSEKSIAGSSKISSSIHGKSGIGRMTFSVMATDVEWRTRFTSPEGNKAYTIRIDLKSLDKYEVKNPPTPSDKPTGTRVTISNIHTHMWREFSTVGIEYLKAEFAWFLELNKTKNYSLTVNGEKLNYESIIGSRYDFSGYTKDGTYYTGHYIQWSSKLNDEMSRYYFLKSDGQERFKETTSFNRKGDRYYHSIYITSDIFDNFSVTEDDTPGQESMMGFSRKSKQFHEIRETAEELLRERRRPYLKEATNKIIDILKRMRHSLDTIIAMYGRNIVMKN; this is encoded by the coding sequence ATGCGCGAAAAGGTCGAGGTCACTCCAAGGGGCATCATCAACTCCTTAAGAAAAGTTGGACCTTGGGAAGCTATCTCAGAGTATATCTGGAACGGATTTGACGCGGGTGCCACTCAAGTTGACCTCGTAGTAGAGGAATCTGAGTTGGGAAGTATTAAAAAAATTCAAATTACTGATAATGGAAGCGGGATAGCTTATGAAGAACTACCCCAAAAGTTTAAAAAGTTTCTTGATAGCGAAAAATCTATAGCCGGGAGTAGCAAAATCTCCTCTTCAATTCACGGGAAAAGTGGAATAGGAAGAATGACTTTTTCTGTGATGGCTACAGATGTGGAGTGGAGGACAAGATTTACTTCTCCCGAAGGCAATAAAGCCTATACGATTAGGATAGATCTTAAAAGTCTGGATAAGTATGAAGTTAAAAATCCGCCTACGCCGTCTGATAAACCTACAGGGACGAGAGTTACAATATCAAATATTCATACACACATGTGGCGGGAATTTTCAACAGTGGGTATTGAGTATTTAAAAGCAGAATTCGCTTGGTTTCTGGAACTCAACAAAACAAAAAATTACAGTCTCACCGTTAATGGAGAGAAACTTAATTATGAATCGATCATCGGATCCAGATATGATTTTTCCGGATACACTAAGGACGGTACTTATTACACTGGGCACTATATTCAGTGGTCTTCTAAATTGAATGATGAGATGTCTAGATATTATTTTTTGAAATCCGATGGTCAAGAGAGATTCAAGGAGACTACTTCTTTTAACAGGAAAGGCGATAGATATTATCATAGCATTTATATAACTAGTGATATCTTTGATAATTTTTCTGTAACAGAAGATGATACGCCAGGTCAAGAAAGTATGATGGGCTTTTCCAGAAAGAGCAAGCAGTTTCATGAAATCCGTGAAACTGCCGAAGAATTGCTCCGTGAACGCAGGAGGCCTTATCTAAAGGAAGCAACCAATAAAATTATAGATATCTTGAAAAGGATGAGGCATTCCCTAGATACAATAATAGCAATGTATGGGAGAAATATCGTCATGAAGAACTGA
- a CDS encoding HK97 family phage prohead protease, producing the protein MTKTNVKPADLETKSLNIEIKAEGEGIITAYAAAFGNTDSYGDVIQKGAFVKTVAERKDKIKVLYNHDYYSNLPIGKPINMIEDSFGLLASMKMSQTQMGQDVYTLAQEGALDSMSIGYSAIKAEYPDDVQARASGIWRIITEAKLYFAFVHWITCAKRSRSLQGASSTP; encoded by the coding sequence ATGACCAAGACCAACGTGAAGCCAGCCGACCTTGAGACCAAGAGCCTCAACATCGAGATCAAGGCCGAAGGCGAGGGCATCATCACGGCCTACGCCGCTGCGTTCGGCAACACCGACAGTTACGGCGACGTGATCCAGAAGGGTGCGTTCGTCAAAACCGTGGCTGAGCGCAAGGACAAGATCAAAGTCCTCTACAACCACGACTACTACTCGAACCTACCGATTGGGAAGCCGATCAACATGATCGAGGACAGCTTTGGCCTGCTGGCCAGCATGAAGATGTCCCAGACCCAGATGGGCCAGGACGTTTACACCCTGGCCCAGGAAGGCGCGCTCGACAGCATGAGCATCGGCTACAGCGCCATCAAGGCCGAGTATCCAGACGATGTTCAGGCCCGCGCTTCGGGCATCTGGCGCATCATCACCGAGGCCAAGTTGTACTTTGCTTTTGTACACTGGATTACATGCGCGAAAAGGTCGAGGTCACTCCAAGGGGCATCATCAACTCCTTAA
- a CDS encoding phage portal protein: MSSTFPSVGNDGRAISSDWDPSRAVREGLKGNSWVYAAATKIATGLGSVPLLLERRKGENWTPDPAHPLQALLKRPNPFMGRQDMQERWGLDMLLSGNAVWWLNIAGKVPVEMWPLRPGEIKPIQSRADFISGYEWQIDSLTKRRLKIEEVGHWMFVDPDNPRWGLAPLKAAAGAVDLDAAASRWNRAVLANDGKPSLGILLGESLNVDQMRQASAFIREQITGGSARQALVLGGTSKIQPLSLSATDLDYLNGRRFSREEIGAVFGVPPILMAFGEAATFANLDAAKSILWEDRIVPLLDDLCQGLMGRLFPYWELTEDEWRIRADLSGIRALQSNLKTEAETFKLRAEAFAVMVGAGVPANMAATASGVPLVDVPGGDEPRSQGPPMPVQAKARAAPYQRKDKTEDARLQRLDNWSEEIKKKVSALLTEQGDSLASAYVNGTLDKATDLSLDDWQTLLEATHTAVLESEGALAYKQVLKAITSSGGGVFDVLDPNVTEFIKSRAGDMAKNITDTTRQALKTELAAGIDAGESSREIAKRIKTLHAGWSDARAELISRTEVSTAFGASHQLSAEQAAADAGVEMVKLWRSAHDNRVRDEHAAMDGEEVGLDEDFSNGLPYPSEPNCRCVVLYVEKGK, from the coding sequence GTGTCCAGCACCTTCCCGTCAGTAGGCAATGACGGCCGCGCTATCTCGTCCGACTGGGATCCCAGTCGCGCGGTGCGCGAAGGGCTGAAGGGCAATTCTTGGGTGTACGCTGCCGCTACCAAGATCGCTACAGGGCTGGGCAGCGTGCCGCTACTGTTGGAGCGCCGGAAGGGCGAGAACTGGACACCCGACCCTGCCCATCCCCTGCAGGCACTCCTCAAGCGTCCCAACCCCTTTATGGGCCGCCAGGACATGCAGGAACGCTGGGGTCTGGACATGTTGCTGTCTGGTAATGCGGTGTGGTGGCTGAACATCGCCGGCAAGGTGCCGGTGGAGATGTGGCCGCTGCGACCCGGTGAGATCAAGCCCATTCAGAGCCGCGCCGATTTCATCAGCGGCTACGAGTGGCAGATCGACAGCCTGACCAAACGGAGGCTCAAGATCGAGGAAGTGGGGCACTGGATGTTCGTGGATCCGGACAATCCCCGCTGGGGTCTGGCTCCGCTGAAGGCGGCGGCTGGTGCCGTCGACCTCGATGCCGCTGCGAGCCGCTGGAACCGCGCCGTGCTGGCCAATGACGGCAAACCTTCGCTGGGCATCCTGCTGGGTGAGAGCTTGAACGTGGATCAGATGCGTCAGGCCTCGGCATTCATCCGCGAGCAGATCACCGGCGGGAGCGCTCGACAAGCTCTGGTGCTGGGTGGGACCAGCAAGATCCAGCCGCTGAGTTTGAGCGCCACCGATCTGGACTACCTCAACGGTCGACGCTTCAGTCGAGAGGAGATCGGTGCCGTGTTTGGAGTTCCGCCGATCCTGATGGCCTTCGGTGAGGCGGCTACCTTCGCCAACCTGGACGCGGCGAAAAGCATTCTCTGGGAAGACCGGATTGTGCCGCTGTTGGATGACCTCTGCCAGGGTCTGATGGGGCGGCTGTTCCCGTACTGGGAGCTGACGGAGGACGAGTGGCGGATTCGGGCTGATCTGAGCGGCATCCGGGCCCTGCAGAGCAACCTCAAGACTGAAGCTGAAACCTTCAAACTCCGCGCTGAGGCGTTCGCGGTGATGGTGGGCGCTGGGGTGCCGGCGAACATGGCCGCCACCGCTTCCGGCGTGCCGCTAGTGGACGTTCCCGGCGGCGATGAGCCGCGGAGTCAGGGGCCGCCGATGCCCGTTCAGGCGAAAGCTCGCGCCGCGCCCTACCAGCGCAAGGACAAGACCGAAGACGCCCGGCTACAACGCCTCGACAACTGGTCCGAGGAAATCAAGAAGAAAGTGAGCGCCCTGCTGACCGAGCAGGGCGATTCGCTTGCGTCCGCCTACGTGAACGGCACGCTCGATAAGGCCACCGACTTGAGTCTCGACGACTGGCAGACCCTGCTGGAAGCGACGCACACGGCGGTGCTCGAATCCGAAGGCGCCCTGGCCTACAAGCAGGTGCTGAAGGCCATCACCAGCTCGGGCGGCGGCGTGTTCGACGTGCTCGACCCCAACGTCACCGAGTTCATCAAGAGCCGAGCCGGCGACATGGCGAAGAACATCACCGACACCACCCGCCAGGCGCTGAAAACCGAGCTGGCGGCCGGGATCGACGCGGGCGAAAGTTCGCGCGAGATCGCCAAGCGCATCAAGACGCTGCACGCCGGCTGGAGCGACGCGCGGGCCGAGCTGATTTCGAGGACCGAAGTTTCCACGGCCTTCGGTGCCAGCCACCAGCTCAGCGCCGAGCAGGCGGCAGCGGACGCGGGCGTCGAGATGGTCAAGCTGTGGCGCTCGGCGCACGACAACCGGGTGCGCGACGAACACGCCGCGATGGACGGCGAGGAAGTCGGACTCGACGAGGACTTCAGCAACGGCCTGCCGTACCCGTCTGAGCCGAACTGCCGCTGCGTCGTTTTGTACGTGGAAAAGGGGAAGTGA